A window of the Hordeum vulgare subsp. vulgare chromosome 5H, MorexV3_pseudomolecules_assembly, whole genome shotgun sequence genome harbors these coding sequences:
- the LOC123395943 gene encoding uncharacterized protein LOC123395943 translates to MARKLMYPQSLAVLALVVAAAWTPCSADTTVPTNATAAATGDNVAAPGAPVGSTVALPAAGAATAQATATASKKIPLAPPDVFEPAAEVASALPVPVPETLPSAEGLGFGSSGFNGGQGGFGGCCGGGFGYNGGLGYNNGPLFFNSAPAAGNGLAALLLAGAAAVFSV, encoded by the coding sequence ATGGCACGCAAGCTCATGTACCCACAGAGCCTCGCAGTGCTCGCACTCGTCGTGGCAGCGGCCTGGACGCCGTGCTCCGCCGACACCACGGTGCCAACCAACGCCACAGCAGCGGCAACCGGAGACAACGTAGCCGCCCCAGGTGCGCCGGTGGGTTCAACAGTCGCCTTGCCAGCAGCCGGTGCGGCGACGGCGCAAGCCACGGCCACGGCGTCCAAGAAGATCCCGTTGGCGCCACCGGACGTGTTCGAGCCGGCGGCAGAGGTGGCGTCAGCGCTGCCGGTGCCGGTGCCGGAGACACTTCCCAGCGCAGAAGGTCTCGGCTTCGGCAGCAGCGGGTTCAACGGTGGCCAGGGCGGCttcggaggatgctgcggaggagGGTTCGGGTACAACGGCGGTCTCGGGTACAATAACGGACCGTTGTTCTTCAACTCGGCGCCGGCGGCCGGAAATGGCCTAGCGGCTCTGCTGCTTGCTGGTGCTGCGGCCGTGTTTTCTGTGTGA
- the LOC123396154 gene encoding uncharacterized protein LOC123396154, with product MTCTTDGGFEEYMLSCICVVSSDDDGECCECGDDVKHPTGAEYKKGDDVQHPTGAEYKNDVAKGRVQCGRPISGEEFNEFIVVRDEDWLEAEEAMVRQQFKTFDIADSHGARGEIHHTGRTSTSIDAESMGPSALL from the exons ATGACCTGCACAACAGATGGTGGATTTGAGGAATACATGCTTAGTTGCATTTGTGTGGTCTCATCCGACGATGATG GTGAGTGCTGTGAATGCGGTGATGATGTGAAGCATCCCACTGGTGCGGAGTACAAAAAGGGTGATGATGTGCAGCATCCCACTGGCGCGGAGTACAAAAACGATGTAGCCAAGGGTCGTGTTCAGTGCGGGAGGCCTATATCAGGTGAAGAATTTAACGAG TTTATTGTTGTGCGTGACGAAGATTGGCTTGAGGCGGAGGAGGCTATGGTGAGGCAGCAGTTCAAGACGTTTGACATAGCAGATAGCCATGGAGCAAGGGGGGAAATACATCATACCGGCAGAACGTCTACAAGCATAGATGCAGAGTCAATGGGGCCTAGTGCTTTGTTGTAA